A stretch of the Streptosporangium sp. NBC_01755 genome encodes the following:
- a CDS encoding Ppx/GppA phosphatase family protein, producing MIRVAAIDCGTNSVRLLIAEVGRDRLIDVERRMEIVRLGQGVDETGRLATDALERTFTAMRGYAELIDRHAATSVRVVATSATRDAANRQDFVDGVREIFGVEPEVITGVEEAELSFVGATRELVRFSPETGLPAPDGTRPPYLVVDIGGGSTEFVLGSTHVEAAFSVDIGCVRLTERHLRGAGDPPSAKAIEAVTADIDDALDRVAAEVPVERALTLVGLAGSVTTVAGIALGLPEYDSQKIHHSRISAGQVHDIADSLLGMTVGRRAAIPVMHPGRVDVIGAGALILDRIVTRFGFGEVVASERDILDGIAWSAAKS from the coding sequence GTGATCCGCGTCGCCGCGATCGACTGCGGTACCAACTCCGTCCGCCTGCTCATCGCCGAGGTCGGCAGGGACAGGCTGATCGACGTCGAGCGCCGAATGGAGATCGTCCGGCTGGGGCAGGGGGTCGACGAGACCGGCAGGCTGGCGACGGACGCCCTGGAGCGCACGTTCACCGCCATGCGCGGCTATGCCGAGCTCATCGATCGGCACGCGGCCACCTCGGTCCGCGTGGTCGCCACCAGCGCGACGAGGGACGCCGCCAACCGGCAGGACTTCGTGGACGGTGTACGCGAGATCTTCGGCGTCGAGCCGGAGGTGATCACGGGCGTCGAGGAGGCGGAGCTGTCGTTCGTCGGGGCCACCCGCGAGCTGGTGCGGTTCTCGCCCGAGACGGGACTGCCCGCGCCCGACGGCACCCGCCCCCCGTACCTCGTGGTCGACATCGGTGGCGGCTCGACCGAGTTCGTGCTCGGTTCGACGCATGTGGAGGCCGCGTTCTCCGTCGACATCGGGTGTGTCCGGTTGACCGAGCGTCACCTGCGCGGCGCGGGTGACCCGCCGTCGGCGAAGGCGATCGAGGCGGTGACCGCCGACATCGACGACGCGCTCGACCGGGTCGCGGCCGAGGTGCCGGTGGAACGGGCACTGACGCTGGTCGGGCTCGCCGGCTCCGTTACCACGGTCGCCGGAATAGCCCTTGGGCTGCCTGAATATGATTCGCAGAAAATTCACCACTCGCGAATTTCGGCAGGTCAGGTGCATGACATCGCCGACAGCCTGCTTGGAATGACAGTCGGGCGACGGGCGGCGATTCCGGTCATGCACCCCGGCAGGGTCGACGTGATCGGGGCGGGCGCGCTCATCCTCGACCGGATAGTGACCCGGTTCGGTTTTGGCGAGGTGGTCGCCAGCGAGCGCGACATCCTCGACGGCATCGCGTGGTCTGCTGCCAAATCATAA
- a CDS encoding DUF501 domain-containing protein, translating into MVDDRDVAAVERQLGRAPRGLRGVAHRCPCGLPDVVETAPRLPDGSPFPTLFYLTCPRAASAIGTLETSGMMREMQARLTDDPELAEAYRAAHEDYVARRDKAAAAGGLEPLPRDMQSTGGMPTRVKCLHALVGHELAVPGSNPFGREALDALGEWWAAGPCVEVEDIEESK; encoded by the coding sequence ATGGTTGATGACCGCGACGTGGCGGCGGTGGAGCGACAGCTCGGCCGGGCGCCGCGAGGACTGCGGGGGGTGGCGCACCGCTGCCCGTGCGGGCTGCCCGATGTCGTCGAGACCGCCCCGAGACTGCCGGACGGATCGCCCTTCCCGACCCTGTTCTACCTCACGTGTCCCAGGGCCGCCTCGGCCATCGGCACGCTGGAGACCTCGGGGATGATGCGGGAGATGCAGGCCAGACTCACCGATGATCCGGAGCTGGCCGAGGCGTACCGGGCCGCTCACGAGGACTACGTGGCGCGCCGTGACAAGGCGGCCGCCGCGGGCGGCCTGGAACCGTTGCCCCGCGACATGCAGAGCACCGGGGGCATGCCCACCCGGGTCAAATGCCTGCACGCCCTGGTCGGGCACGAGCTCGCGGTGCCGGGGAGCAATCCCTTCGGCCGTGAGGCCCTCGACGCGCTCGGCGAGTGGTGGGCCGCCGGGCCATGTGTGGAAGTCGAAGACATAGAGGAGAGCAAGTGA
- the eno gene encoding phosphopyruvate hydratase: protein MASIEGVTAREILDSRGNPTVEVDILLDDGSQGRAAVPSGASTGQFEAVELRDGDERYGGKGVEKAVLGVTDEIADEILGFDAAEQRSIDQVMIDLDATPNKARLGANAILGVSLAVAKAAADSAELPLFRYLGGPNAHVLPVPMMNILNGGAHADTNVDIQEFMIAPIGAETFREAVRMGTEVYHALKAVLKEKGYATGLGDEGGFAPNLPSNRDALDLILVAIERAGYVPGEDIGLALDVAASEFHSDGVYTIDGKGLSATELIAFYEDLVANYPLVSIEDPLDESDWEGWNAITRALGDKVQLVGDDLFVTNPERLARGIAEGTANALLVKVNQIGTLTETLDAVDLAHRSGYRCMMSHRSGETEDTTIADLAVATNCGQIKTGAPARSDRVAKYNQLLRIEELLDDAARYAGRAAFPRFQR from the coding sequence GTGGCTTCCATCGAGGGCGTTACCGCCCGAGAGATCCTTGACTCCCGGGGTAACCCGACGGTCGAGGTCGACATCCTCCTGGACGACGGCAGCCAGGGGCGCGCCGCGGTTCCCAGCGGCGCGTCCACCGGCCAGTTCGAGGCTGTCGAGCTCCGTGACGGCGATGAGCGCTACGGCGGCAAGGGCGTGGAGAAGGCGGTTCTCGGTGTGACCGACGAGATCGCCGACGAGATCCTCGGGTTCGACGCCGCCGAGCAGCGCAGCATCGACCAGGTCATGATCGACCTGGACGCCACGCCCAACAAGGCACGCCTGGGCGCCAACGCGATCCTGGGCGTCTCGCTCGCCGTGGCCAAGGCGGCCGCGGACAGCGCCGAGCTGCCGCTCTTCCGTTACCTGGGCGGGCCGAACGCGCACGTGCTGCCGGTGCCGATGATGAACATCCTGAACGGCGGCGCGCACGCCGACACCAACGTCGACATCCAGGAATTCATGATCGCCCCGATCGGGGCGGAGACGTTCCGGGAGGCCGTGCGGATGGGCACCGAGGTCTACCACGCCCTCAAGGCGGTGCTGAAGGAGAAGGGCTACGCCACCGGTCTCGGCGACGAGGGCGGCTTCGCCCCGAACCTGCCCTCCAACCGCGACGCGCTCGACCTGATCCTGGTCGCCATCGAGAGGGCCGGGTACGTGCCCGGCGAGGACATCGGTCTGGCCCTCGACGTGGCCGCCTCCGAGTTCCACTCGGACGGCGTCTACACCATCGACGGCAAGGGCCTGTCCGCCACCGAGCTGATCGCCTTCTACGAGGACCTGGTCGCGAACTACCCGCTGGTCTCCATCGAGGACCCGCTGGACGAGAGCGACTGGGAGGGCTGGAACGCCATCACCCGCGCCCTCGGCGACAAGGTCCAGCTGGTCGGTGACGACCTGTTCGTGACCAACCCCGAGCGCCTGGCCCGCGGCATCGCCGAGGGAACCGCCAACGCGCTGCTGGTCAAGGTCAACCAGATCGGCACCCTGACCGAGACCCTCGACGCGGTGGACCTGGCCCACCGAAGCGGTTACCGCTGCATGATGAGCCACCGCTCCGGCGAGACCGAGGACACCACGATCGCCGACCTCGCCGTGGCCACCAACTGCGGCCAGATCAAGACCGGCGCCCCGGCCCGCTCCGACCGGGTGGCCAAGTACAACCAGTTGCTCCGCATCGAGGAGCTTCTGGACGACGCGGCCCGTTACGCGGGTCGGGCGGCCTTCCCCCGCTTCCAGCGGTAG
- a CDS encoding FtsB family cell division protein — MATRPQLTGRAAVLAIVVCAIAMSLAYPIREYVAQRRQIAQLEQEKAREIAAIKALDDRHKQLLDPGFIKRQGRERLFYCDPGQKCYVVMGEQPSPGRGTTGGRKAVARPPWYETLWDSVKVADSGGGQKAARAAG; from the coding sequence ATGGCGACACGGCCGCAGTTGACGGGACGGGCCGCGGTCCTCGCGATCGTGGTGTGCGCGATCGCCATGAGCCTCGCCTACCCCATCAGGGAGTACGTCGCCCAGCGCCGCCAGATCGCCCAGCTGGAGCAGGAGAAGGCCAGGGAGATCGCCGCGATCAAAGCCCTGGACGACCGCCACAAGCAGCTCCTGGACCCCGGTTTCATCAAGCGGCAGGGCAGGGAGCGGCTTTTCTACTGCGACCCCGGGCAGAAGTGCTACGTCGTCATGGGCGAGCAGCCCTCGCCGGGTAGGGGCACGACCGGTGGGCGGAAGGCCGTCGCCAGGCCGCCGTGGTACGAGACGCTGTGGGACTCGGTCAAGGTCGCCGACAGCGGTGGGGGACAGAAGGCGGCCAGGGCCGCCGGGTGA